The following coding sequences lie in one Myxococcales bacterium genomic window:
- a CDS encoding TonB family protein, protein MGFSRPTLTKWFGPFTSSLALHALVVGGALSLGQTPLPRESFVHTVAIEVVEMPRGSAVQTTEPQSSNNPPAGTQAPPQPKVVPPAKTPPSTKASSDNQVVDLQNVVLSNPSAEANNTEGPARPTAGSAAPPGAGSGGGPSGVVGVPDGVVGAKSLSRRPQPLGNIRRALERNYPPRAQSLGIEGKAQVRVRVFPNGKPDQMTLAFETGNVGFGTACLKTLAQSRWSPALDRKGTPVATDISFTCVFEIRY, encoded by the coding sequence ATGGGCTTTAGCCGCCCAACGCTCACTAAATGGTTCGGTCCATTTACATCGAGTCTGGCGCTCCATGCGCTGGTGGTGGGAGGCGCTCTAAGTCTCGGGCAAACTCCGCTGCCTCGCGAAAGCTTCGTCCACACGGTCGCGATTGAAGTCGTTGAAATGCCACGAGGCAGTGCCGTCCAAACGACGGAACCCCAATCCAGCAACAACCCGCCAGCAGGCACTCAAGCTCCGCCGCAACCGAAAGTCGTGCCCCCGGCGAAGACGCCTCCTTCTACGAAGGCCTCTTCCGACAACCAGGTCGTGGATCTTCAGAATGTCGTGCTAAGCAATCCCTCGGCTGAGGCGAATAACACCGAGGGACCAGCGCGGCCCACCGCCGGGAGTGCAGCGCCCCCCGGGGCCGGCTCTGGCGGCGGGCCGAGCGGCGTGGTGGGAGTGCCCGACGGCGTTGTGGGCGCAAAGAGCCTTTCCCGCCGTCCGCAGCCGCTTGGCAACATTCGCAGGGCGCTCGAACGCAACTATCCTCCGCGGGCGCAGTCGCTCGGCATTGAAGGAAAGGCGCAGGTGCGGGTGCGCGTGTTTCCGAACGGCAAGCCAGATCAGATGACGCTTGCCTTTGAAACGGGCAACGTCGGATTTGGGACGGCTTGTCTCAAGACGCTCGCGCAGTCGCGCTGGAGTCCCGCGCTCGATCGAAAGGGCACTCCGGTTGCCACCGATATTTCCTTTACATGTGTCTTTGAAATCCGATACTAA
- a CDS encoding outer membrane beta-barrel protein yields MAQCYRHLWFGCVAYAFIAGVGAPLAQAQSAFGSWNENPAWLDDRERAEGPGLRAGDLELHPGVGAEVGWDSNVYYEESNPQDSAVLRVSPHLLLTTLNQQRMDEAEADELPGIVFSAGLSGSLYHYFIDEARDNLSAAGELDLHINPKRPFSLRLYDQFSRTIRPFTQAVRGGNPYNFGRNRNVVGVEASLFSRGNIIGGTLGYSFGIDIFDDNVFQFGNSLQHTISGNASWRFLPETALVYETNLYLTNYSNPNDVDATSLLVDNERYHSRLGINGALTQQLSFSVFGGYAVGFYAVAEEYDGLTALAELRWRPKETLTLAAGYDRDYFTSFIGNFYSRDRGYTRLELFLGGSVLLGFEGDVGYYDYGVTLQPDGTLLGNTPSRDDIRVTGRLFAEYRLRSWVAVTASLAYTSSFTDFTYRVDGPAGVIFDPAKYNKFEAWLGTRVFF; encoded by the coding sequence ATGGCTCAGTGCTACCGTCATCTGTGGTTTGGCTGTGTTGCCTATGCCTTCATTGCAGGGGTGGGTGCGCCGCTTGCGCAGGCACAAAGCGCCTTTGGTTCATGGAACGAGAACCCGGCTTGGTTGGATGATCGTGAGCGCGCCGAGGGACCTGGATTGAGAGCAGGCGACCTCGAGTTACACCCCGGGGTAGGTGCCGAGGTGGGCTGGGATTCCAACGTGTATTACGAGGAGAGCAACCCGCAGGACAGTGCTGTTTTGCGGGTGTCGCCGCACCTATTGCTGACGACGCTCAATCAGCAGCGCATGGATGAGGCCGAGGCCGATGAGTTGCCGGGGATAGTCTTTAGCGCAGGCTTGTCTGGGTCACTTTATCATTACTTTATTGATGAGGCCCGGGATAACCTTTCTGCGGCTGGAGAGTTGGACCTCCACATCAATCCCAAACGCCCCTTTTCTTTGCGCTTATACGACCAATTCTCGCGTACCATCCGCCCATTCACCCAGGCGGTTCGTGGCGGCAATCCGTATAACTTCGGTCGCAACAGGAACGTTGTCGGCGTCGAAGCCTCATTGTTTTCTCGCGGTAATATCATTGGCGGGACGCTCGGCTACAGCTTTGGCATCGACATTTTTGACGACAACGTATTTCAGTTTGGAAATAGCCTGCAGCACACGATATCCGGCAACGCGTCTTGGCGGTTTTTGCCAGAAACTGCGCTGGTTTACGAAACAAACCTGTATCTCACCAACTATAGCAATCCCAACGATGTGGATGCGACGAGCCTCCTCGTTGACAACGAGCGTTACCATTCACGACTGGGTATCAATGGCGCATTGACGCAACAACTGTCGTTCAGTGTGTTTGGCGGCTATGCGGTGGGTTTCTATGCCGTAGCGGAAGAGTACGACGGGCTTACGGCCCTCGCTGAGTTGAGGTGGCGGCCTAAAGAGACGCTGACCTTGGCGGCGGGTTACGATCGCGATTATTTCACCTCCTTTATTGGTAACTTTTATAGCCGTGACCGGGGCTACACTCGCCTTGAATTATTCCTGGGAGGCTCAGTTTTGCTCGGATTCGAGGGAGATGTGGGCTACTACGATTACGGGGTGACCCTGCAACCCGATGGCACACTTTTGGGCAATACCCCTTCGCGTGATGATATTCGGGTAACTGGCCGATTGTTTGCGGAGTACCGGTTAAGAAGCTGGGTCGCGGTTACGGCATCCCTTGCGTACACAAGCAGCTTCACCGACTTCACCTATCGCGTCGATGGGCCGGCGGGCGTCATATTTGACCCCGCCAAGTACAACAAGTTCGAGGCGTGGTTGGGCACGCGGGTGTTCTTCTAA
- a CDS encoding TonB family protein, which produces MNEQQEEQKRDQGRERPGALTVAMSAFNLKPQGPKVLRIGVIQRGKIIEERVMTKRESVSVGTSERATFVIAAHGLPTKFDLFHLVGQDYILNFTADMRGRVGMPAGVIELEELRTNGGARQAGDTWQVKLTDTSRGKIVIGETTLLFQFVAPPPVQPRPQLPQAAQGGAIKGIDWIFTAFLLLSFMSHFGFVVYLENADWPLNTNKDLDPNSLAARLIFEAPPEPKAEEKTAAAGDKASEESQDSKPQPKERRQDAEPGPKEPGESRAEAQARIAEEAAQAAEQILLGALSSEAAGGALADVLRGGVPIGNAEDVMAQAQGVGVASGASGGVLRTRSGGGQGSGVGGLGGLARAGGDSATSQQGEGGAVVERRVSGTTNVGQGGDIGGSGDFDSQLVVREIRKRLGQIKSCYERELRRNPTLSGKVSVEFTIQESGSVSGAKAVENSTGDAGVAACVVGVISRFRFTPGPEGGSVNFRYPFVFEPQN; this is translated from the coding sequence ATGAACGAGCAACAAGAGGAGCAAAAGCGAGATCAAGGACGGGAGCGACCAGGGGCGCTCACCGTGGCGATGTCTGCGTTTAATCTCAAGCCTCAAGGGCCTAAGGTGCTCCGTATCGGCGTGATTCAACGCGGGAAGATCATCGAGGAACGGGTGATGACGAAACGTGAATCCGTTTCCGTCGGGACATCCGAGCGTGCCACGTTTGTGATAGCGGCCCACGGCTTACCGACCAAGTTCGACTTGTTCCACCTCGTGGGCCAGGACTATATTCTGAACTTCACCGCGGACATGCGCGGACGGGTGGGGATGCCCGCAGGCGTGATTGAGCTCGAGGAGCTTCGTACCAACGGTGGCGCACGGCAAGCCGGGGACACGTGGCAAGTTAAACTTACTGACACTTCTCGTGGAAAAATCGTCATCGGCGAGACAACCCTGCTGTTTCAGTTTGTTGCTCCGCCGCCCGTACAGCCACGTCCCCAGCTTCCGCAAGCCGCCCAAGGCGGAGCCATCAAAGGAATCGATTGGATTTTCACGGCGTTTCTCTTGTTATCGTTTATGAGCCACTTCGGCTTTGTCGTGTATCTCGAGAACGCAGACTGGCCCCTCAACACGAACAAGGATTTGGACCCCAACTCGCTCGCCGCGCGACTTATCTTCGAGGCGCCGCCAGAGCCCAAGGCTGAGGAAAAGACCGCGGCAGCCGGCGACAAAGCGAGCGAGGAGTCCCAGGACAGCAAGCCCCAGCCCAAGGAAAGGCGGCAGGATGCCGAGCCGGGACCGAAAGAACCAGGTGAGTCTCGTGCGGAGGCCCAAGCCCGTATTGCCGAAGAAGCCGCACAGGCAGCAGAGCAGATCCTCCTCGGCGCGCTGAGCTCTGAAGCGGCGGGCGGGGCGCTGGCGGATGTGCTGCGCGGCGGCGTTCCTATTGGCAACGCCGAAGATGTTATGGCGCAAGCCCAAGGAGTGGGTGTGGCTTCCGGCGCCTCCGGAGGCGTGTTGCGCACGCGTTCGGGTGGCGGACAGGGTAGCGGCGTAGGGGGCTTGGGCGGCCTCGCGCGCGCAGGTGGCGACAGTGCAACATCCCAGCAGGGCGAGGGCGGCGCCGTGGTTGAACGGCGGGTAAGCGGCACGACCAATGTGGGTCAAGGCGGGGACATTGGGGGTTCCGGTGACTTCGATTCCCAACTGGTCGTGCGCGAGATTCGCAAACGGCTCGGTCAGATCAAGAGCTGCTATGAACGAGAGCTAAGGCGCAACCCCACACTCTCCGGGAAGGTGTCGGTCGAGTTTACCATCCAGGAGAGCGGCAGCGTTTCGGGCGCGAAGGCCGTGGAGAACTCGACGGGCGATGCGGGGGTGGCGGCCTGCGTGGTGGGCGTGATTTCAAGGTTTCGCTTCACCCCGGGCCCCGAGGGCGGGAGCGTGAACTTCAGGTATCCGTTCGTGTTTGAGCCCCAAAACTAG
- a CDS encoding tetratricopeptide repeat protein gives MIRTLCVSGLAVLAVACGSEAPPESSTPVAQATTAGSEASPTNDADSSGLIQETPEAPSGQSKKVSPWGSPETERGEPLPERKRLSAPAQRALEQGLAAMSVFEDERAARLFRQALDEDARAYQAAYHLGVLADRAGNSTRALEHYQQALRIQPDYERAAAGIVAVHARLGSLDEALRIVGELAQRWERNLRLQVVYSEALVQGKQFDKAEAIAIAALRRDERYVPAMLAIARASMARGRSELAESILEQALGIDPKQPEALYLRGTLLLIRGQLPEAMDHYKRAIEARPDYAEAHVALGIQLLSGGNYAEALKHLTIASRLMPPQAEMLLDLGDAYRANREWEKALQTLEKALSLEPNLAEAHFNLGLLYMSVGSALKGLTTLQALQKAVEEFGAYRALRGGKLAKNDLSRSYLEDLDRQIQREKRRLEREARNAATKKEEP, from the coding sequence ATGATCCGGACGTTATGCGTGAGTGGGCTCGCGGTCTTGGCCGTAGCGTGCGGATCTGAGGCGCCCCCCGAGAGCAGCACCCCTGTGGCACAAGCCACAACTGCCGGTTCCGAGGCAAGTCCTACGAACGATGCCGATAGCTCAGGTCTCATTCAAGAGACGCCCGAAGCCCCCTCGGGACAGTCCAAGAAGGTTTCGCCCTGGGGCAGCCCGGAGACCGAGCGCGGCGAGCCTCTGCCTGAGCGCAAGCGCCTGAGCGCACCTGCTCAGCGCGCCTTGGAGCAGGGCCTAGCGGCCATGTCCGTCTTCGAAGACGAACGCGCCGCCCGGTTGTTCAGGCAAGCATTGGACGAGGATGCCCGAGCCTATCAAGCAGCATACCATCTTGGTGTGCTCGCGGATCGTGCGGGAAACAGCACGCGTGCGCTCGAGCACTATCAGCAAGCGTTGCGGATCCAGCCCGATTACGAGAGGGCCGCCGCCGGCATCGTCGCCGTGCACGCGCGGCTCGGTTCTCTCGACGAAGCGCTCCGTATCGTGGGTGAGTTGGCTCAGCGCTGGGAGCGCAATCTGAGATTGCAAGTGGTTTACAGTGAGGCCCTCGTCCAAGGGAAGCAGTTCGACAAAGCCGAGGCGATAGCCATCGCCGCCCTGCGCCGAGACGAGCGTTACGTGCCTGCCATGCTGGCTATCGCGCGCGCAAGCATGGCGCGTGGGCGCTCCGAGTTGGCGGAATCGATTCTCGAGCAGGCCTTAGGTATTGACCCTAAGCAACCCGAAGCACTGTATTTACGTGGGACGCTCCTTTTGATCAGGGGCCAACTTCCTGAGGCAATGGATCATTACAAAAGGGCCATTGAAGCGAGGCCGGACTACGCCGAAGCCCATGTCGCGCTCGGTATACAGCTCCTGTCCGGCGGCAATTACGCAGAAGCCTTGAAGCACCTGACGATCGCAAGTCGATTGATGCCGCCTCAGGCCGAGATGCTTCTGGATCTTGGCGATGCTTATCGTGCCAATCGCGAGTGGGAGAAGGCATTGCAAACCCTGGAGAAAGCCTTGTCCCTTGAGCCTAATCTGGCCGAGGCGCACTTCAATCTGGGGCTGCTATATATGAGCGTCGGAAGCGCGCTCAAGGGTCTCACGACCTTGCAGGCCTTACAAAAAGCTGTGGAGGAGTTTGGAGCCTACCGCGCCCTGCGGGGCGGCAAGCTTGCCAAAAATGATCTGTCTCGAAGTTATCTAGAAGATTTGGACCGCCAGATTCAACGCGAAAAACGCCGCTTGGAACGCGAAGCCAGAAATGCGGCCACAAAAAAGGAAGAGCCATGA
- a CDS encoding tetratricopeptide repeat protein: MSILTRSMCMVLGLMTLASSAWAQPKSASKAPLPWSGTKDAEASETLPEFLRVEQTRSGDQRKPPTPTQIKALREMEEEVGRFSNLGSAYHSSILSVVRRDYERQRRTRDAAFARQIHVEESLEDAARLRAIALFERFIAQYPDDPRYTPDAMFRLGELYFERSALAFQKALDSVTNERDTRREANQSAEDLRDPEKDFGDTIELYKKLIERFPKYERIAGVYYLIGYCLNEEGDFDAARIAWLSLACHNHFDYRRDSPKTPDKTQTEEDREEHPALGLETQRPSTTLRDSYADCEPVASTADFYAETWLRIGEYHFDFDYGDDALERAISAYSKILAYPDNRVYNLALYKLAWSYYRASRYPQSIRHFALLVQWSDDEKKRTGKAGTELRAEAIQYLGIAFAYDDWNENQILDPQEGLPTGLERIQSQGLLPQDQDWTSEVYFQLGTVYFDEAKYPQAIAAWELALKRFPNHYRAPEIQNQIAVAYIQNNQLEQGLGARALLSERYREGTEWWNANMDHPKEQRAAEQLAQDALIGTAIQHHQHAQNLRRKCVQDEMPELCRESQQAYGLAADAYKLYIDKNPNSPQAYELHYNWAEALYWSERYEQAAQAYAAVRDSNLDDTHLSEAARRVVESLKRIVDREVQANRITVRSEPPVPTGTPPRVAPLEMPVLVQRLAQAREVYLARVDAAHDTESVRDSYNYNNALLLYVYGYWGHARDRFARIFDENCSGEGADETGRVAWYNLNNMAVSLNQTSEVERLSKDLQKRRCTFASGGVPSRSVDCAKAENQEEPQCIATVQLSNIRYQKAVQIFEEAEKAKGADQRRLYEEAATMLVQAVNDEPKHAQAPLALEKAAVALERTSRFESAARLYARIIDEVGPRAPKDEEEAKRLDAILSNAYFRQAYNANRFFDFERAVSSYRALADSERFSKSQEPVVRERREDALINAARILEYQQQYKAAAEYYRRGATIISDEDDRRSAQYRVAEMAYKQGDWNLAIREMRDFIKQYGADPKAGALIVQAYWRIAEAQKAKGITGREYRAALEDVVSAFGRTGQTKGSVSAEYAAESQFRLVEEGAEAFETFAIKPGNPPTMDAYIKKGLLQEIESGSNRAASLAAGYDAIPAYGRPNWTIAAFVRQGRIYEVLARAVLNTPFVVPKDLNAQLKRLGPEQKEEVRVQIEDRIRQVLDERVRPIECLAVARYALAARAAQAGSMDTEHTRIAIDRLQAYGDERIAECLAQAKAQDATFGAYEAGEFSRAPRGQTLPLPSGTAPPAMEVKP, translated from the coding sequence GTGAGCATCCTCACCCGGAGCATGTGCATGGTTTTGGGCTTGATGACCCTAGCGTCGTCGGCATGGGCACAACCCAAGTCAGCCAGCAAAGCGCCTTTGCCGTGGAGCGGTACTAAAGACGCCGAGGCCTCAGAAACGCTTCCAGAGTTTTTGCGGGTGGAGCAGACTCGCTCCGGGGATCAGCGAAAACCTCCTACCCCAACGCAGATCAAGGCTCTGCGCGAAATGGAAGAGGAAGTGGGACGCTTCAGCAATCTTGGAAGCGCGTACCATTCGAGCATCCTCTCGGTAGTTCGCCGAGACTATGAGCGTCAACGGCGCACGCGTGACGCAGCTTTTGCCCGGCAGATTCATGTCGAAGAAAGTTTGGAGGATGCCGCACGGCTCAGAGCCATTGCATTGTTCGAGCGCTTTATCGCTCAATATCCCGATGATCCCCGATACACGCCGGACGCCATGTTTCGCTTGGGTGAGCTATATTTCGAGCGCAGTGCCCTTGCGTTTCAAAAGGCACTCGATAGCGTGACCAACGAGCGCGACACGCGAAGAGAGGCAAACCAAAGCGCTGAGGACTTGCGCGATCCGGAGAAAGACTTTGGCGACACCATCGAACTTTACAAGAAACTCATCGAGCGCTTTCCCAAATACGAAAGAATCGCCGGCGTTTATTATCTGATTGGGTATTGTCTCAACGAAGAAGGCGACTTCGATGCGGCACGGATTGCTTGGCTGAGCTTGGCTTGCCACAATCATTTTGATTACAGACGTGACAGTCCCAAGACCCCTGATAAGACCCAGACCGAGGAGGATCGCGAAGAGCACCCGGCGTTGGGACTTGAAACGCAGCGGCCTTCTACTACGCTGCGAGATTCCTACGCCGATTGCGAGCCCGTGGCCTCAACGGCGGACTTCTATGCTGAGACCTGGTTGCGTATCGGTGAGTATCACTTTGATTTCGATTATGGGGATGACGCTCTGGAGCGCGCCATCAGCGCGTACTCAAAAATCCTCGCGTATCCCGATAACCGTGTCTACAATCTCGCGCTCTATAAGTTAGCGTGGTCGTATTATCGGGCCAGTCGGTACCCCCAGTCCATTCGACATTTTGCCCTGTTGGTGCAATGGTCGGACGACGAAAAAAAGCGCACCGGCAAAGCAGGCACAGAGCTACGCGCGGAGGCCATTCAATACTTAGGCATTGCGTTTGCCTACGATGATTGGAACGAGAACCAGATTCTCGATCCACAGGAAGGGCTTCCCACGGGCTTAGAGCGGATTCAATCACAGGGGCTCTTGCCACAGGACCAGGATTGGACGTCCGAGGTATATTTCCAGCTTGGAACCGTTTATTTTGACGAAGCTAAGTATCCCCAAGCGATTGCTGCATGGGAGCTCGCGCTCAAGCGGTTTCCGAACCATTACCGGGCACCAGAAATCCAGAACCAGATTGCCGTAGCCTATATTCAAAACAATCAGCTCGAGCAGGGTCTTGGCGCTCGTGCTCTGTTGAGCGAGCGCTATCGGGAAGGCACCGAGTGGTGGAACGCGAACATGGATCATCCAAAGGAGCAGCGCGCAGCGGAGCAGTTGGCCCAAGATGCGCTCATCGGTACGGCGATCCAACACCATCAGCACGCGCAGAATTTAAGAAGGAAGTGCGTGCAGGACGAAATGCCCGAGCTTTGCCGAGAATCCCAGCAAGCGTATGGATTGGCGGCTGATGCCTACAAGCTTTATATCGATAAGAACCCCAACAGCCCTCAGGCATATGAGCTGCACTACAATTGGGCAGAGGCGCTGTATTGGTCGGAGCGTTATGAGCAGGCCGCTCAAGCGTACGCGGCAGTGCGTGATTCCAACCTCGATGACACGCATCTTTCAGAAGCAGCGCGCCGCGTGGTCGAGTCGCTAAAGCGCATCGTGGATCGGGAAGTTCAAGCCAACCGGATTACCGTTCGCTCCGAGCCGCCCGTGCCCACAGGGACTCCACCACGCGTTGCGCCATTGGAGATGCCGGTGCTTGTTCAGCGTCTCGCGCAAGCAAGGGAAGTCTATCTGGCACGTGTTGATGCGGCGCATGACACCGAGAGCGTCAGAGACTCGTATAACTATAACAATGCTTTGCTGTTGTACGTGTATGGATACTGGGGACACGCGCGCGATCGGTTCGCGCGAATTTTCGATGAGAATTGCAGTGGTGAAGGGGCCGACGAAACGGGACGCGTAGCGTGGTATAATCTCAACAACATGGCTGTCTCGCTGAACCAAACGAGCGAGGTAGAGAGGCTCAGTAAAGATCTGCAGAAACGGCGATGCACCTTCGCTTCGGGGGGTGTGCCGTCGCGGTCAGTGGACTGTGCAAAGGCCGAAAATCAGGAAGAGCCTCAATGCATTGCCACCGTGCAGCTGAGTAACATTCGATACCAGAAGGCAGTCCAAATCTTCGAGGAGGCGGAGAAAGCCAAAGGAGCGGATCAGCGCCGTCTGTACGAAGAGGCCGCCACAATGTTGGTGCAAGCCGTGAATGACGAGCCCAAGCACGCACAAGCGCCTCTCGCTCTTGAGAAGGCAGCTGTGGCTCTTGAGCGGACGAGCCGTTTTGAATCTGCCGCTCGCCTTTATGCGCGTATCATCGACGAGGTGGGACCGCGAGCGCCCAAGGACGAGGAGGAAGCCAAACGGCTGGATGCCATATTGTCGAACGCGTATTTTCGGCAGGCCTACAATGCAAATCGGTTCTTTGATTTCGAAAGAGCGGTGAGCAGTTATCGCGCGCTTGCGGATTCGGAGCGCTTTTCGAAGTCGCAAGAGCCTGTGGTCAGAGAGCGCCGTGAGGATGCCCTGATTAACGCGGCGCGCATTCTCGAATATCAGCAGCAGTACAAAGCTGCCGCCGAATATTATCGCCGCGGTGCGACCATCATCAGCGATGAGGACGACCGGCGCTCAGCCCAGTATCGCGTAGCTGAGATGGCTTACAAGCAGGGGGACTGGAACCTGGCCATTCGCGAAATGCGTGACTTTATCAAACAATATGGCGCTGATCCCAAGGCGGGCGCTCTCATTGTCCAAGCGTATTGGCGAATCGCCGAAGCGCAGAAGGCCAAGGGCATCACGGGCCGTGAGTACCGCGCGGCACTCGAAGATGTCGTGAGCGCGTTTGGACGCACAGGTCAGACAAAAGGGTCCGTTTCTGCTGAGTATGCGGCGGAAAGTCAGTTCCGCCTGGTCGAAGAAGGGGCTGAGGCGTTCGAGACCTTTGCGATCAAACCGGGCAATCCGCCAACGATGGATGCCTATATCAAAAAAGGCCTGCTGCAAGAGATTGAGTCGGGCTCGAACCGCGCAGCGTCGCTTGCCGCCGGGTATGATGCAATCCCAGCATACGGGCGGCCGAACTGGACCATCGCGGCGTTTGTGCGCCAAGGTCGCATCTACGAAGTATTGGCACGGGCCGTGCTCAACACGCCGTTCGTGGTGCCGAAAGATTTGAACGCCCAACTCAAGCGCCTTGGGCCCGAACAGAAAGAAGAGGTGCGCGTGCAGATCGAGGATCGCATTCGACAGGTGCTCGACGAACGCGTCCGACCTATTGAATGCCTTGCGGTCGCGCGATATGCGCTAGCGGCGCGCGCAGCGCAAGCCGGGAGCATGGATACGGAGCACACCAGGATCGCCATCGATCGCTTGCAGGCTTACGGCGATGAGCGCATCGCAGAATGCCTCGCGCAGGCGAAGGCGCAGGATGCGACCTTCGGAGCCTATGAGGCGGGCGAGTTTAGCCGAGCTCCCAGAGGCCAGACGCTTCCGCTGCCAAGCGGGACGGCGCCGCCAGCCATGGAGGTCAAGCCATGA